One Peromyscus leucopus breed LL Stock chromosome 20, UCI_PerLeu_2.1, whole genome shotgun sequence genomic window, AATACAAGCTTAAATGTGAAGAGGCTTTCCTTGTTTAGTAGATATTTAGAAGACATTTATGtctattctttttcctttataaagaaaaaaaaaagaggtactTGAGATTCAGGAAAGTGCTGTTCAGAATCATGAGTGGATAGTTGCATGACCTTTGACCAATGATCATGGTTGTGGATCTTGTCATAACCGTCAGTGTACAGCAGTGGAGTGAGAGGTTAGCCTAGccttagctttattttattttattattttaaagatttatttatttcattgttttatgtgtacgagtgctaagcctgcatgtatgtatgtgcactgtgtgcatgcctggtgcctgcaaaggtcagaagagaattTCGCATCCCCTTGGACTGGAGTTAAGGACGCTGTGAACTGACACACGGGTGCTAGGAATCAATCCGGGttctcttaccactgagccatccctccagccccctgccTTAGTGTTTATCAACTGCCTTTGTGGTACAGTCATGTCTTTGTTGCCCTAAAACATCTGTTGGAATAAAATTATTAAGCTACCTGCAAACTTGAGTATGATTTTAAAGCGTGGTTAAACCATTACATCCAGGCTGTCAGCCATCTGTTAGGTTGAAAGTTCATGAGTGATTTTGTTTGGTTAATGTTAatgtgtattaaaatattttgtgatacttttattacttttgtttggttatttattaTGTACTCAGAAATTTGATACCGAGAAAAGCTTGCCTAAAATCtcatctttttttgtgtgtgtttagaccAAGATTAAAAAATGTGGATCGGAGTAGCGCCCAGCATTTGGAAGTCACTGTTGGAGATCTAACAGTCATTATTACAGACTTTAAGGAGAAAGCTAAGTCAGCGCCCGCCTCCAGTGCTGCCGCTGGGGATCAGCACAGCCAGAGCAGCTGCAGCTCTGACAACACCGAGCGGGGCGTGTCCCGGTCCTCCTCGCCTCGAGGGGAAGCCTCGTCCCTGAACGGAGAGTCGCACTAAACATTCTTGCTCCTCTTAGTCTCGCCTGTCCTCCCATGGAAATACAGATTATGCCAAGAACTACCACATTTTCATGACAGACACATTCATGCATAACCATAATTTGAGTTTTACATGAAATATGAATTTTTCCAGGACTTATTAGATTTTATCGCAGTGTAAGCTACCAAACATTTCCAGACTTAACGTTTTGGTCTCTGCTGTTAAATGCCATGAAAATGTGGTTGAATTATTCATTATGCAGTGTTACTGGTAAGTCTATTTTCACTTATAGTTCAGTGAATTCTAACACATAATTATTGAATTCTCTACTATTGGCATGTAAtgagtttaaattttttattacatagtGCAAGCTGCCtaaatatgtattatttgagAATTGTGAAACAAATAGTTATATGTATGCAAGTCAGAGATCAACTTAATCAACTATTGCTGCAACAGGATTTTCTTAATGGTTATCCTCTTAATGCACCTGCTGGTACTTGGTGTGGTTAAATAGGAAAGTTGTTATTAAATAAAGAATTTGTATGAACCTTTGCCAATGTTTTTGACATGTTTTTACTAAATTATTGTTTCTGAGTTATGTTTTATCCATTTTTGcagtttttatttgttagtttgcTTATTTTTCAAAGCATCAATTTATTGTAATGTTTACTAGCAGAATTGTAAACAATAAAACATGGATTGTTTAGCTTTCTAATTCAGGTTTAGTGCTATTGTCATTGAACACTGGTTTTTCCTGTATTCTCTAAGACATTAAAGTTAAGGAAGTATAAGCATCTGGCAGAAACCGAAAAGAACTTGCCATACTTGGAAAAGCTTTAACTTGATGATAGTTTATCACTGTTTCCTCGTTCCAAACCTAGCCACAGTCATAGACATGTGAATCTAATTAATATAAACATGGTAACTATTGCACAGAACTGGGAGGTTAATCTTAAATCAGTTTAATTGGCCTTTTGCTAAATATAACAACTCGTATGAAAACCATAGTACCCTAGTTCCAGATACAGCCTTCAATTTATGCATTTATCAGTATCTTGAAATAAAAAGTATCTACAGCCCCACTCACTTATGTACAatttccaataaaatattttttatgacttCAGATTTTGCATTTTGTTTACAACTAAATGAAATGAAGTGTGTTATGTTGTATTTGAAAATCCATTTTAGAAACCTCATCCTACATCTTAAattctattcttttgttttctctagcCATTTGCTTAATATATATCTACCTATAGGGGGCTTCTGAAATGTAAATCAACCTAAAGACAAGACCTTACTTGAATATAACCTATCACATAAAACATGCCATGATAACgtttgaaggaaaaataaaactgtggACCCTGAAAGTTGTGATATTTGGTTTCTCATGGTAATGTAACTCTGTTCAATTGCAGTACTTTTTATTGACACAGTGGTACTCTTGTAACCTGCTAGTTGTGAATACAGTTTATTGCATACAGTAAAAGTCTGTGATGAAAACATTCAGATACCTCATTCTTTAGTGTTGCTAAATGAAGATGTAAAACTTGTTTTATTCTAAGATACTTCCAATGGGATACCAACTATCTGGCTATGTTCATTTCAAAcatgttattgtttttcatgtataaatgtCTAGTATATCCAATTTTAAATACTTGTGATGGGGAAATACTCTAGTTCCTATGACAAAATAATGatcatatattttcataaaaatatgtttaatttctCTGCGAGAAAGAACAGCATGAGAGGAGGTGAGGTGTTACCTGAGTAGGTTACACTCACCTGTTTGTGGGTGGAAGGCACAGTGGCGTGGAGAGTGagtgctgctgcctgctgctcgAGTCTCCTCTTGAGCAAACGAGTACATTCTCAAGCTTACTTCCCTTCTGTACATCGGGGGTAACAACGGCCATATCTGATGAATGTGGTTCTAGGGAGCATTAAATGTTAACCCATGTAAGATTCTTAACATCTCTCTAACACACTGGTAAATGTGAGCCTTTACTATCATTATAGGTAAAATgccattaaaatacatttttataaccACATTATTTTAATGCTTAATAATAATCTAAGAGAACAGTGTTGTCAATGTTTGCTCTGGTTCCAGAAAGACTGTCTCTATGACTGGAGACCCGAATCCTCTACACTATGAGACTGGAGAAATGAACTGTGCTATCTAGTGtggcattttgttttcctttcatcttcCTTTATTTCAGTCTACCTCAAATATACCTTCATATCAGGAAGACATGCAAATTCTATTAGTACATGCACTTAATGTTAAAATATGCAAGACTATTCAGAGCCAGGGCTTAGGGTATATTTGTAGCTGTTTGGTAAATTTGTAATATAGTTTCATTAgtgtattcttttatattttttggattattttatgtgtatgagtgttttgcttgaatatgtatgtgtgcaccatgtgcatgcctggtgcccacagaggttggaagagggctttggattccctggaactggagttacagacaattatgtgctcctgtgtgggtgctggtaatcacactctggtcctctgcaagagcagcaggtgctcttaaccactgagccatctatccagctctGTCAGCAGTGGGTTCTTTGAACCAAATTCTACACTAAAAGAATGTGAGATATTTTTCAGAGTTTATTACCTTAGAGATAAGCAAAAATGAAGGTGTACTTTGAAGCACACGGGAGTATACACTCTTACAACTTTTTGTAAGATGGATGACTTAATGGCTTAAAGGTTTTAATTAAGGTTTAATTAAAGGCTTTGTTAAGTGCTTTCCTAAAATTATAGTGGTAATAGACCAGATGAAGCATAGTAATAGAAGAAATAAACTCAACTAAGTTGATGGCATATGTCAGCTTTCTTTTAGGTGTAAATCCTCAGTGCCTGAAAGGATGTCCTTCTGTCATAGCGTATACATTAATGGTAAACGACTGAGTTGCTTGTTAGGCTTTCTTGGCACCTCACCTCTTTTTTGGAACCTTTGTAAGGATCTGATGTGGGAACTAGTCACAGAAAGGAACCTTGGCTGCGTGGTTTCACAGTGAAGTAAAAACCAGAATGTGTGTGAGAGGCAAGGACAGCAGTGAATAGCAATGCCCCGACCTCATGCTGTCCACCCTCTCAACCACCATGCAGAAGCCTGGAACAAAGAAGGCGGCAAAGCTGTACGGAAAAATCAGTGACAGAAACGGCCAAAGGCAGGCAGTGAGAGGACCGGAAAACAAGGACGTTACTGATGGTTTTCAAAATCAGAAGGCAAGGAGGGCTTCTGCCCGACCTCAAGAGTGACAGAAAGCAAGCTCTTCTAACAGCAGCGGAAGGGAAGCGTTGGCCTGGAAGACAGTGAGACAGGAACAAAGGAAAGGGGCGGAAAGAGCGGCAGGGTGGCCAGGCTTCAGACTACACCTCCAGTATCCCAGTCTCTGGGGACATGTTAGTGACACGCAGTGCTAAGTCATCTTCATAATTAGTCATCAGCAGTTTCCCCGGCACGTGCTCTTAAGTAGGGCAGCGCTGTGTTTAATAATTTAGAGTGGTTTTTCATCACGCCGGTTCACTGTAAGCTACTGCAGACAAGTTTTCTTCATGTGAATAATTTTCAGAACACACATAGCTAATAGCCCAGACGATTTAAATGTTAGCATTCCAGTGTACTAATTAGGCTTAGTGTAGATCATCCTGTCTCTATGAGCTGGGCCAATTCCTGACCATTTGAAATACTATGAGAAGACCAGATACTTCACTGGAAAATGGAAGAGTTCTGGAAGGTGTCAGTATTTGGAGACGTTCCCTATGTTTTCTGTgtcgtgtgagtgtgtgtgtgtgtatgtgtgtgtgtgtgtgtaaagtatgTTTGTGCAAGGACTGCCAGTGTCATTCCCCAGAAGCTACCCaccaggttttgttgttttgtttttaatttttttaaaaaaaaatttaaaaaatttttaatttaaaaaaaaaaaatgtttgagacaaggcctctctatgtctccctggctgtcctggaactcactgtcgataccaggctgcccttgagctCATGGACAAAGAGGTCTGCCTGCcgctgtctcctaagtgctgggatgataggtgtgtgcctgtgtttgtctggttttcttttatatgtatgtgtactcaTGTACCATGGTGtgagatcctctgggactggagttacagacaattgtaaacCACCATTTAAGTGCTGAGactcgaacccgggtcctctgcaggagcagtaagaTCAGCTCTTACCCACTGACCTTACTTTCTAGCCCCCtatcttgtttttttgagtcaaAGTTTCTTAGGGGTCTGTAACTACCAGctcggctaggctggctgactagTGAGCCCACGGGACTGCTTGTCTCCACTGCCAGCCCTGGGTTACCAGTGTGGCtcactgaattttttctttttcttttctttctttttttatttttagctgtaGGTTCAGGAGATTCAAATGAATCCCCGTCCATTCTCTCAGTACAAGCGCCTTTTCACCTCAGCTCCCCGGCTCTACGTTCTGCGTCTTTTCACAGGCCACAGCTTACCATCCAGTACTTGCCTGAATTTTTCTGATCTAGATTTTTGTCACATCGGTATTATTTAGTTGaggaaatttattaaatatattttggctTTTAGTTACTGTTTCAAGGTTTGGTTACAAAGAGGCtataaaaattcacatttttgaGATCTATAAATGCAGGATACCCCtgtaacaataaaaaacaaaatatgtataaGACACAGAAATAGGGGAAGGAGTCCCTGGAACCTTCTTCTGAGAAAATTCCCCTAGGCCTGAGACATCACTGCAAGTCTGCACTAGAGTGTTGGGCCTCATTTTGGTGCTTGTGGTTCACCACGTGTGACCAGTTGTTTGAACTAGCTGTGGTTTGTTACTCCAGCTTGGATTGTCAAAACTTTACCCTTGTAAGCAATGTAATTTGAGAGGaatcattttcttctaatttattgAATGTGTTTACTTTTATgcgtatggttgttttgcctgcatgtgtaggTGCACACGCGTGcagtgcccgaggaggccagagaggccgttggatcccctgggactggaggaaTAGGTGGCCGAgagtcaccgtgtgggtgctggaaaccagacccaggtcctctgcaagaactgaGTTCTCTTAACCCCCTAGCCATTTTTCCCCTTAATTTTTGAAAGGAaggtctcatttctttttttgtgaagGTATTGAAGAGAGCTACTGCATTACTGTCCAATTAGAAATCTTACTCAGATTGATTTCAGCTAGTTTACCTCATCTGAGAAATCAGTTTGCCATTTTCTTGCAGGCAATTCAGATTGTTAATTGATTATTCTCAATTTTTGATGGAGTTGTAAGAAATTTTAGCTAAAATTGgctgttttaataatttatgtaGGACTCAATGGTTGTTTATAgtctaacatatatatatatatatatatatatatataaccaattCTGACTTTatgcatttcttttgttcttttaaactGCCTCAACTCCTGTGGATAAATAGGACTTAAAgttagtaattaaaaatatttttatgtgtatgcttatGTGGTTGTGGGCACTCATGTGTGCCtggagcctgtgggggtcagaagagagcGCTGGATCCCTTGTTCCTGCACTGGAGCTACAGAGGCTTGTGAaccatcacgtgggtgctgggacctgagccCAGCCatccctctgcaagagcaacaactCTCgatcactgagccgtctctccagctcctttatactagtaattaaaaattgttttattcctAAGTGCGAGGATAAGGCAAAGGTAAACTTGGGGCGAGAATCTGgtgcctctgcttcctttccctgCAGTTTCTGAGGAGTGACTCCCAGGGCCTGAGGTTGAATCTTTTCACCTGATGACTCGTAGAAGGAAGCTAGCTACCTTCTGGTCATCACCTTTCTGTGAACTTTTAATAGGAAAATTCAAAAGCTAAATTGAGGACCAAGGTTTAATAATTGGGGCTTCCCCTGTGTGTTGTTCTCATTATTCCCTCCctttacttcataactgtagcagCAATGAGATGGCCCCGAGCCTGCTTGAGGGTGGGGGAATTAAGCAAAAATGGGACTATCTGGACAGCAGGAAACTAGCTTGGGAGGATCGAGAAGCAAGGAAGACTAAAACAGTGAGCACGTCTTCACATGGAGCAAGTTGAGTTTTCAGAAACAAAGCACAGTGATAGCGTCAGGCCCAGGAGGGctaatgtacagaataaagaggATATATCTAGTACCGAATGAGATAGTCTGAGGGATACTCAACTTTttcttgcttttgagacagggtcaatctctgtagctgtcctggatcttgctgtgttgacaaggatggccttgaattcatacaGCCTTCCCATGGCTGGCACCAAAGTCATACTTCACCACATCCagccaaatgtttgtttttaattttgtactttgtttggagacagggtcttgctttatCACCCAGCTGGCCCGGACCTTGTAAACCTCCCATTTCAGCTTCTGCAATGCTAATAATGGAGGTGTGCGCTCCCACAGATAGCTAAgaatcattttctctttattaaaatacTGATATGTCGATATGAAAAGAATATGGGGGAACAGA contains:
- the Yaf2 gene encoding YY1-associated factor 2 isoform X2, producing MPRGPRDRCNPISGRKPRPVSQLVAQQVTQQFVPPTQSKKEKKDKVEKEKSEKEATSKKNCHKKTRPRLKNVDRSSAQHLEVTVGDLTVIITDFKEKAKSAPASSAAAGDQHSQSSCSSDNTERGVSRSSSPRGEASSLNGESH